In Deltaproteobacteria bacterium, the genomic window CCCTCCGGTCCTCCACATGGGGTCCTGCGTGGACAACAGCCGGATCCTCATGGCAGCCACGGCTGTGGTCAAGGACGGCGGCCTCGGGGATGATATCAGCGACCTTCCGGCCGCCGGAGCGGCCCCGGAGTGGATGAGCGAGAAGGCCATCTCGATCGGGCAGTATTTTGTGGCCTCCGGCGTATACACGGTTTTCGGTGTAACATGGCCCACCCTGGGAAGCGATGAGGTCACCCGCGAGCTCTTTGAGGGATTCGACGAGATCTTCAAGGGGCGATGGGATTTCGAGCAAGATCCAGTCAAAGCGGCCGGCAAGATGATCGAGCACATCGACAAGAAACGGAAAGCCCTGGGCATCGACAAGAAGAGAGAGCGTGTTCTCTATGACATGGCCAAACGCCGTGAACTGGAGGCTGCCTAATCGGAGCCCGATAGTCTAGAAGGAGGAACCAAGGTGTCGAAGATAATTTGTTCTGCTGCCATTCGGGGAGCTCACAAGATCGTGGACCGGGCCGAGGCCGAGTGGAAAGAGGCCATGGATCGATGGGGAGCGAACGAGCCGGTTGGTTTTCCCAACACGGCTTACTATCTGCCGGTGATATATGCCATCCTGGGTATTGCGGTAGAGAAGCTCGGTGACATGGAGGAAGTCCTGAAGCGGTGTCGAATTCTGCTGCCGCCCCTGGTCAAGGAGACCTCCCCCCTTCCCTATCTGGCCCCGGCTCTCGATGCAGGAATGGCGACTTTTTTTGCCGAGGAGATCATCGAGGCTATCCGGTACCTCAAGGAGCCCGATTTCTATACCAAGCAGGAGGATCCGACAGACGATAATCTCTGGCTGGGAGCGGCCGACGACGTGATTCTGCGGAAAAGGGGCATCGAGTTCGTGGATGGAACAGCCCCGGGGTTTGCGGCGATTGTGGGTGCGGCTCCTGATCCGGAGACGGCCAAGAAAATCGCCACCGAACTCCAGGAAAAGAACCTCTACGTCTTCATGTGTGCAGAACACGAGGGGAAGCGGTTCAGCGAACAACTCGTGGAGGCGGGGGTCCAGGTGGGCTGGCCTACGCGGTTGGTCTCGTACGGACCGGACATCACGGCCGCCGTGTTCGCCATGGGTTTTGCCAGCCGGGTGGCCATGTCCTTCGGAGGGGTAAAACCCGGTCAGTTCCGGCGGAACCTGATCTACAACAAGGACCGGACATTCGCCTTTGTCATGCCCATGGGTTTTGTCAACGATGAATGGTACGCAAATGCGGCGGGCGCCATCAACTGGGGGTTTCCTACCATTGCGGACACGCCGATCCCGGAGGTTCTGCCTACCGGTGTGTGTACTTACGAACACGTGGTTTCCAACGTCCCCCACGACCAGATCGTGCAGAAGGCCGTGGAGGTGAGGGGCCTCAAGGTGACGGTCGCGGAAGTGCCGGTTCCTGTCTCATACGGTCCCGCCTTTGAGGGGGAGAGGGTTAGGGGGGACGATATCTACCTGGAGATGGGCGGTGGCAGGACTCATGCGGTGGAATGGATAACCACAGGCGAGATGGACGAGGTGGAGGACGGGCGGGTTGAGCTTTTCGGGCCGGACATAACCGATGTGGACCCTCCGGGCCGCCTTCCCATTGCCATAGTGGGCGAAGTGGCTGGGAGGAACTTCGAGGAGGATTTCGAACCCATCCTGGAACGGCAGATACACCATCTGATCAACTACGCCCAGGGTGTCATGCATATCGGCCAGCGGGATATCGCCTGGATTCGGATAAGCAAGCAGGCCGTGGAAAAGGGTTTCAGGCTCGAGCATCTGGGAAAGATCCTTTATGCGAAACTCCACCAGGATTTCGGAGCCACCTTCGATAAGATTCAGGTGAAGATCTATACCGAGGAGGAAAAGGTGGCCGAGATCCTGGAGCAGGCACGGGCCGTATATGCCAAAAGGGATGCACGGATCGAGGGGATGACCGACGAGACGACCGAGATCTTTTACTCGTGCACCCTCTGCCAGTCCTTTGCTCCAAACCACGTCTGCATAATCAGCCCTGAGCGGACCGGGTTGTGTGGGGCCTACAACTGGATGGACTGCAAGGCCTCATACGAGATCAACCCCACGGGCCCCAACCAGCCGGTGGAGAAGGGGGAGCCCGTGGATGAGTGGCTCGGCCAGTGGAAGGGTTGTAACGAGTTCCTCAAGAAGGCCTCCAGGGGGACCTTTGATCATTACAACTTCTACAGCATCGTCAACGATCCCATGACCACCTGCGGGTGTTGCGAGTGTATTGCCGCCATCCTTCCCATGTGCAACGGAATCATGACGGTGAACCGGGACTATCTGGGGATGACCCCCTGCGGTATGAAGTTCACCACTCTGGCCGGTGCCGTGGGCGGCGGTGTGATCACCCCGGGATTTGTCGGCCATGGAAAGTACAACATTACCCAGAGGAAGTTTCTCCGCGCCGAAGGAGGGATAAAGCGACTCGTATGGATGCCCAAGATGCTGAAAGAGGAGATCAAGGAGAGGTTCGACAAACGGGCCGAAGAGCTCGGTATTCCTGATCTGATGGACAGAATCGCAGACGAGACGATCGGCGTGACGGAAGAGGAGATTCTTCCCTTTCTCCAGGAAAAGGAACACCCCGCCCTGACCATGGAATCGATCCTCTGATTTTCCCCGATCCCTGGGGTTCGGGTTTTCCCCGGGGGCAGGGGATTCTTGTGCATGCGGAGCAGGATCCTCATTCTTTGGAGAGGAAAGGAGAGAAAAAATGGGACTCACCGGAATCCAGATTTTCAAACTACTCCCCAAGACCAATTGCGGGGAGTGCGGGGTTCCCACGTGTTTGGCCTTTGCCATGGCACTGGCTGCGGGGAAAGCGGAACTGTCTTCCTGCCCCTACGTGTCTGACGAGGCAAAGGCTCAGCTCGCCGAAGCCTCGGCACCGCCGATCAGGCCACTCACCATAGGAGCCGGGGAGAACGCGTTGAAGATCGGAGGAGAAACGGTTCTCTTCCGTCATGAAAAGACCTTTGTGAATCCCACCGGCATGGCCGTGCTGATCCGTGACACCATGGATGATGCCGAGGTCGGGGGGAGATTGAAGGCTTTCAACGAGGCGAGGTTCGAGCGTGTGGGGCTCATCCTCAGGCCTGAACTGGTGGCCGTGAAGGAGGAGTCCGGTGACGAGAAGAGATTTGTGGGACTGATCGAACGGGTGATGAAAGAGACCGATGCCGGCCTGGTTCTCATGAGTGAGAAGACAGAGCTTCTCGCTGCCGGGGTCAGGGCCTGTGCCGAGAGGGTGCCTCTCATCTACGCTGCTACCAACGGGAATTCCGAGGCCCTGGCCGATCTCGCCAAGGAGCACAATTGCCCACTGGCCGCAAAGGCGAAGGATTTGGAGGAGCTCTCCCGGTTGACTACCCGGCTCGATCAGGCCGGTGTCAAGGACATCGTTCTCGACCCCGGGTCGAGGACGATGCGAAGGGCTTTTGAGGATGAGATCTTCATTCGCCGGGCGGCGCTGCAGAAGAAGTTTCGGCCCCTGGGCTACCCGACCATTACCTTCCCCTGTGAGATGACCGATGACCCGATGAAGGAGTGTCTTATCGCTGCCACCTTCATAGCCAAGTACGGGGGAATAGTCGTCTTGTCCGACTTTCAGGGGCACAGCCTCTTCCCCCTCCTGGTGGAGAGGATGAACATCTATACCGATCCGCAGCGGCCCATGATGATGACAGAGGGGATTTACGAAATCGGCAATCCCGACGAGAACTCACCGGTGCTGATCACCACGAACTTCGCGCTCACCTACTTTGTCGTGTCGGGCGAGATCGAGGCAAGCCGTGTTCCGAGCTATCTCCTGGTGATGGACACAGAGGGTCTCTCGGTCTTGACGGCCTGGGCGGCAGGGAAGTTTGTGGGTGACGCCATGGGCATGTTCATCAAGAAATGCGGGATCGGAGAAAAGATCAAGCGGAAGCGGATCATCATACCGGGGCTGGTTGCGGCGGTGAGTGGAGATCTTGAGGAGGAACTCGGTTCGGAATGGGAGGTTGCCATCGGACCCCGAGAGGCCGCTCACATCGCTGCTTTCCTCAAAATGGGGTAGGGGATAGAGGTTCCCCATCGATGAGGGACAGGGCGGAAGAGAGACTGCTCTCCTGCGGCGAGAGCCGTCCTCCGGCCGGGTTGCAAGAGATCTCTCCCTCATCGTGGCATCGAATCGACTCTTCGGTTTCCGAAAAACCAAGGCAAGGAGGGAAGGATGCTACTCATCGGTGAAAACATTAACGTCATGGTCAAACGGATCGGAACGGCCATGAAGGAGCGCGACGCCAAGACTATTCAGGAATTGGCCGTTTCCGAGGCCGAGGCGGGCATGGACTACCTGGACGTCAACCTCGGGCCTGC contains:
- the cdhC gene encoding CO dehydrogenase/CO-methylating acetyl-CoA synthase complex subunit beta, translating into MSKIICSAAIRGAHKIVDRAEAEWKEAMDRWGANEPVGFPNTAYYLPVIYAILGIAVEKLGDMEEVLKRCRILLPPLVKETSPLPYLAPALDAGMATFFAEEIIEAIRYLKEPDFYTKQEDPTDDNLWLGAADDVILRKRGIEFVDGTAPGFAAIVGAAPDPETAKKIATELQEKNLYVFMCAEHEGKRFSEQLVEAGVQVGWPTRLVSYGPDITAAVFAMGFASRVAMSFGGVKPGQFRRNLIYNKDRTFAFVMPMGFVNDEWYANAAGAINWGFPTIADTPIPEVLPTGVCTYEHVVSNVPHDQIVQKAVEVRGLKVTVAEVPVPVSYGPAFEGERVRGDDIYLEMGGGRTHAVEWITTGEMDEVEDGRVELFGPDITDVDPPGRLPIAIVGEVAGRNFEEDFEPILERQIHHLINYAQGVMHIGQRDIAWIRISKQAVEKGFRLEHLGKILYAKLHQDFGATFDKIQVKIYTEEEKVAEILEQARAVYAKRDARIEGMTDETTEIFYSCTLCQSFAPNHVCIISPERTGLCGAYNWMDCKASYEINPTGPNQPVEKGEPVDEWLGQWKGCNEFLKKASRGTFDHYNFYSIVNDPMTTCGCCECIAAILPMCNGIMTVNRDYLGMTPCGMKFTTLAGAVGGGVITPGFVGHGKYNITQRKFLRAEGGIKRLVWMPKMLKEEIKERFDKRAEELGIPDLMDRIADETIGVTEEEILPFLQEKEHPALTMESIL
- a CDS encoding acetyl-CoA decarbonylase/synthase complex subunit gamma, which gives rise to MGLTGIQIFKLLPKTNCGECGVPTCLAFAMALAAGKAELSSCPYVSDEAKAQLAEASAPPIRPLTIGAGENALKIGGETVLFRHEKTFVNPTGMAVLIRDTMDDAEVGGRLKAFNEARFERVGLILRPELVAVKEESGDEKRFVGLIERVMKETDAGLVLMSEKTELLAAGVRACAERVPLIYAATNGNSEALADLAKEHNCPLAAKAKDLEELSRLTTRLDQAGVKDIVLDPGSRTMRRAFEDEIFIRRAALQKKFRPLGYPTITFPCEMTDDPMKECLIAATFIAKYGGIVVLSDFQGHSLFPLLVERMNIYTDPQRPMMMTEGIYEIGNPDENSPVLITTNFALTYFVVSGEIEASRVPSYLLVMDTEGLSVLTAWAAGKFVGDAMGMFIKKCGIGEKIKRKRIIIPGLVAAVSGDLEEELGSEWEVAIGPREAAHIAAFLKMG